The genomic interval CACATTCCAATTGCTCTTTCAGTAGATGGAGATCGAGGCTACTGGGTTCCCAAGGAAACATAAGTTATATGTCTTTCTTCAGTCTAGGACTGAAAACACAGGAGTCCCATACTAGATGCTTCAGAGTTTGCACTAAATTCTGTCTATATGCCCTGTGATAATGTATCAGTGGGTCGGATAACCTAGTGGCCACTAAGCACCCAACAAGCAGGTATCCTATACAACAGGTATACACTGAACAGGCAGAGGGTTCAGATCCAGGTGAAATTGTGTTAGCAAAAATCTAAAAGGTGATGTTAGATTTTTATCTTGCTACTCCAAAAACATTTAGCTTTTGTTGAAAATTGTAAGTTATTTACAGAAGGGTCTCCAATTCTTATTTCAGATGGGTTGGAACTACAGAGGCGGTAAGCCTCTGGTAAAAAATGAAGTGTTTGTGGTTGAGAATGAGAACCCCTGCATCATTACTGTTTCTGTAAAGTGGTTTCTGTAAAGATTAATGTCAGTgctacacacatggtatgtaacAGCAGTTCTGGCAACCACAGTGAAGGTTGTAAAGTCTTCTTCCCTGGCCTGTACTGTACCCTTGAGTGCTGGTGCTGACCTCTCAGAACCTTATGCCCACTCTGCATTCCTCCTCTGTCCCAGCTACACTGGTTCTACTTAAACTCACCAAGCCCTTTGTTGTGTTAGGGCATTTACAGCAATGTTTTTACAGCAATGTTTTTCCACCTGGgaccctcctcttcttttctgacTGGTTCTTAGGATCCTCTTCTCAGCTTTCAGTGTCATATCTGTAAAAAGTCCTCCCTGGGCTCTCCATGGTAGTGATTCCACTCTTGCTGTCTTTTGTTACTGTAGCCTGGGTGTTTCCTCCATATTACTAATCACaacttaaatgtttatttttcattaaagctGGTTACTATAAAAGAGACATGATAGTAGACTCCATAATTTTTAAATCCCTGTGTTCtaatttttctgttcatttttaggCACTTGGAGGTGGTTATCTCCACTGGGGCCATTTTGAAATGATGCGCTTGACAATCAACCGCTTTATGGATCCCAAGAACATGTTTGCCATATGGCGAGTACCAGCCCCTTTCAAGCCCATCACTCGCAAAGGTGTTGGGCAGCGCATGGGAGGAGGTAAAGGTGCCATTGACCACTATGTGACACCTGTGAAGACTGGCAGCCTCGTAGTAGAGATGGGTGGACGCTGTGAATTTGAAGAGGTAAAGGGTATCCTGAACCAAGTTGCTCACAAGTTACCCTTTCCAGCAAAGGCTGTGAGCCGTAAGACTCTAGAACAGATGCaccaaaatcaaaaagaaagagaacttaacAACCAAAATCCTTGGACCTTTGAGCACATAGCCACTGCCAACATGTTTGGCATACGGAAATTCCTGAGCCCATATGACTTGACGCAGAAAGGGCGATATTGGGGCAAATTCTACATGCCTAAGCGTGTGTAGTGAAAGTGCAAGAACATGTGCTCAGACTCCTGAGCGAGAATCCACACCTTTACTGTCCTTAGCTAGGGTCTTTGGTGGTTCTTGGATCCTAACTAAGCATGTGAGTAAGTGACTTCTGAAAAACTATGTCATCTGATTGATTCTAATTAAAGTTTGAATGTAACCTCAGGGTACAACTTCTCTTTGGTCAGTTTTAGTTGCTTAAAGGATTAAGGACAGTTTGACATAGCCAactgtcccagcactcaggaggcaaagatggGTGGATCTCAATTGTGTTCAAGGCTAGTCACAtctacaagcaaaaaaaaaaaagacttggcaTAGCTCCAGAACTGAAATTTGTCTTTGCATCTCACAGCTCTGGAAATGTAAATGTGTATACTACCTAGTCTATGACATTTTGCTCATTACAAATGTATTTTTTggaataataaagataaaaacaacagTACCTAGACTAGAGGGTTCAACAGATATTTATTAATGCCCAGGTGTCTTCTGTCcatctcagaaggggaaacatgGAATACGACAAGGAATTTAGCAAAAGAACTGATAACAAAAGTTGAAACCCGTTTGGTGCTTCCTAGATCTAAAGCTGTCTAAGGAGGGGCATTTTGGCTCTCTGTCCCTTTAGGAGCTAATGTATGTGAAGCACACACATTGCTGGGTAAATGAGGGTCCCGTGTGATCCAAAACTTCATGGTGCCAGCTTCATTCATCCATAACAAGATTAATCAGTTTTTCTGAGGGAACCAGCATTCCTTATTCAAATTCAGGGAAATAGGAGCTGACAGAAGTATAAACCACTTGCTTTTGAAGGTGAGTAGAAAACATCATACTGGTAAAATATTGGGTTTTTtatacagctttttaaaaaataagatccaGCAAAGAACAGAAGTATTTCACTTCATTTCAAAAGTTAGACccagtttttcatttatttttaataaatgtaagaTGTAATAACCTCTAAAGTGAAACATAATGACACCTTGAATTAGGAATGTCTTTGGACCAGTTTTTTGCACATTTCACTGACCTGCAGCTTTTGCTAACGCAGACCTGGTAAGGGCTGAAGCAGCAGCCTCATTAAACTTTATCCCCTTGCCTTCCATTGTTCTAGATAACATGGTGTGTTGGTTTGGGAGATGGGCCATAGTAtaaccttctttcttttgttggaGGGATGAATTTACTGAATGAACCTCCATCCCAAGACCAACAATCATCTCTGACAAATAGAGTCTACTGATAGAAATTTATACCACCAATAGAAACCCAACTTCTATTTAACCACCATCCCTCAGAACGAAACACTCTGAAGTGTATGGTGTGGTAATAGGGGTGTTGCCATATTTTTCTATATGCCTCTGATTAATAATAAATCATGTTCTCAATGATACCTTAAAGAGTTTAAAAGCCAAGCTCATCCATGAATGAAATCAAAGCTTGACTAGAAGTAAGCAGATATCTGAAAGTGGCAGGCACTGTATGTGCTAAGCAGTAGGGACATGGTAGTGTTTGAGATAGGCATAGTGCCTATCCTTAAACACTCTATGAATTAAAAACTATTCTTGAACCCTGAAAGAGGAAGCTGACATCTGGTTGGTTAAGAGTGTAGCCTAGAAGAGCCATTAGAATAAAAGTAGGGAGTACCGTGATCTGAGAGACGGCCTCACAAAGTTCAATTAAGACCCTGTGGCATTGGGCATGTTGTGATACCTGCCTCTTCACCACCATCCTGGCCTTCAGGCTCTGTGTGTTGTACCCTACACAGGGACCCATTGTGCTTTTCTACCATGCAGGCCTGCCCTTTAAGGCCGTCTAAACCAATTGTATATTGCTGTGCACCCTGTTCCTTCATCCCCAACCCTTTCAATTCcacattttcattaatttgttcAAACTTGGTGTAACATTTAATAAGCAATTGACTGGTGTCCTGTGTTTTAAGTTTCCTAATGAAAAGAGACATATCTGAGGAAGACTGAAGGGGAGACATGATGGCACCAAAGAGGTGGAAGATTGGAGATGCCCGTTGAGATCCCATCTGTGACAGCAGAAGGAAgtaacagaaaatggaaagaaaaatcatataTTGCACAGCATGGTGTTCATGGCCAGGATACCAACTCTCTTCTGCAGGGATGAGAAACTACTCTCAAAACTAAACTAGCTTGTCCTAACCTTGGAAGCAGGGGATTTTAAGACAAGTTCAATGCAAAAATTAATTCTCTTACTATTTCCAGATACAAGGGCTCAAGATTTTACAACAGGGGTGAACATCCCTCACTGTTGAGAGAAACTATACTGCCAGGCTCAGTCCTGGGGTAGACTGTTACCTTATTTCCCTACCTCACCCACTAATTACCTACTCCCAATTGTTCACTTACTTCTCTCCAAAACATCCCTTTTCCTTGGTTTTCTCCACCATTCAGCTATTCCAGTGTCCAGCCCTCACCCAACCCCTTATTATGCAACCTGGTGACACCCAGAGCACCCAAAATACAGTGTGTCAAGTAAGCGACAGCAGCCTGGCCCTCCCAGAAAGCTCACCTTTTTCAGGCAAATATGCCCCCAATTGTAGAAGCCAAGATGATGGCAAGGATAATACAGCAGATCATGATCATGATCTTCTTCTGCTCAtcacaagaagagagaaatacATGAGAAATGGCatcactgtgtaaatatacattttgACAAAAAGGAGACAGATGTGACCAGACATggaggagggacagaagggacAGGGAATGCAGAAGGAAAATGGATGGATCTGGCTTGTACAGAGAATATTTCCAAGTTAGGGACTTAGAATCAGACCCACAAGGATGTGTGTTGTCCTCTCTGCCTTCTGGATAGCATTCTAACAGATGTACTTCCTTCTAGAGCAAGTAACAATTGCTTCTGGGGCACCAAAAGTCACCACATGGTGGCACCAAATCACCAAAACATTTTGCAAAGAGATGGCCCCAGAGCTGTTTTGCAATCAGTataaagtcatttatttttaaattagcaataaaataatcaagtttacatttaaaaaattataaacaacaaAAGCCCTTCACATGTGGCATTTCAAACTTTCAGCCCCTGGcctgaaggaggaaagaaaaggcctGCACTAAGGGTTGTTTCCTCTCCT from Arvicanthis niloticus isolate mArvNil1 chromosome 1, mArvNil1.pat.X, whole genome shotgun sequence carries:
- the Mrpl16 gene encoding large ribosomal subunit protein uL16m gives rise to the protein MWRLLTRVPAPLLRMQFPDSWAALPTSAGLKTLLPVPTFEDVSIPERPKLKFVERVPLVPKVRREPKNLKDIRGPSAEATDFTEGNFAILALGGGYLHWGHFEMMRLTINRFMDPKNMFAIWRVPAPFKPITRKGVGQRMGGGKGAIDHYVTPVKTGSLVVEMGGRCEFEEVKGILNQVAHKLPFPAKAVSRKTLEQMHQNQKERELNNQNPWTFEHIATANMFGIRKFLSPYDLTQKGRYWGKFYMPKRV